aaAGGAGGCTGATACATATTGGGATTTGAGTGTCAGGGCACAAGGTATGAGTTCCTCCTAGTTGGGTAGGAGAATCTAATTGTCTCTAGCTTATGCTCCTTCAGGGAAATCATTATCAGTGCTGGGAGGGAAGTATGGGTGGAACCACAGAGGTTTTTTGATTGTATCTGAGAGAGGCTGGTGTCAAAGAACTTGGTCCTTTAGGGTCTGGCCGCCATCCATCTCACAGTGCTACTCCTGCTGGCCCCGGAGATGAGGTGGCTCGGGGCATCGCTGGAGAGAAGTTTGACATTGTCAAGAAATGGGGCATTAACACATATAAGGTGAGATTCAAgcacctctcccttccctcaaACTTTCCTAGGTGCCTTTTCCCTATCTTCCAGATCCTAGTATCCTATCTATGGCTGAGACTAGGAGCCTGGGGATGCTGGGATAGATACCTGCTGGGAGGGGACGGCGTACTAGGGTCTCTGATCTGTTCCCCCGCTTCCCAATCAGTGCACAAAGCAGCTGTTATCAGAGCGATTTGGCCGAGGCTCCCGGACTGTGGACCTGGAGCTAGAGCTGCAGATTGAGCTGCTGCGTGAGACGAAGCGCAAGTATGAGAGTGTCCTGCAGCTGGGCCGGGCACTGACCGCCCACCTCTACAGCCTGCTGCAGACCCAGCATGCACTGGGTGATGCCTTTGCTGACCTCAGCCAGAAGTCCCCAGAGCTTCAGGTGCCTCGACCAGGCCAAAGAGGGTGGGGGGACTGGGCCCAGGCCCTCCCAGGCAGTcacccctcagcctccctccctccctcctgcagcccagAGGGAGAACCCCTCCAGggtgggcccagccctgcccccagcagcaCTCACCTGTGGAGGCGGCCTAAGGGTTTGTACAGAGGTCCAAAagttggagggggtgggggaggcggcaCACTAGGTGCCTCACAAGTAACCCTTCTCCGCATTGACCAGAATACCTTCAGTGCTCAGCCTAATCAGAGCCTCTCCCTTGCCTGCTACACCAGCTTTCCCTGATCTAGGCCTGCGAACTTATCTGAGAGCCCCACTCCCACATTCCTGCCCCAGGCATCCCCAGAATAGCCCCACTAACTTTCTGGCTAAGAGAGCCTTGCTGGAGGCAGTCCTGGGTTGTTCCAGTTTCAATGGCTGTTTCCCCTGGggcggcagggggaggggggaggctaCAGCTCCATTCAGGTGGGGACTGTTACTCAAGGCCTgtccctcccttctgccctcagGAGGAATTTGGCTACAATGCAGAAACGCAGAAGCTGCTGTGCAAGAATGGAGAGACACTGCTCGGGGCTGTGAACTTCTTTGTCTCTAGCATCAACACATTGGTAACCAAGACCATGGAGGACACACTCATGACTGTCAAACAGTATGAGGCTGCCAGGTGTGGGCACTGGCAGGGCCTAGGGTTTTGGGAGTTGGCTGGCTTGGGTGGAAGTTTGAGCTTTAGGGGCCTAAGAATTGAGGAAAGAAAGGCGAGTATGTGTGGAGAACAAAGGGGTGGAGACCAGCCTGtatcaccccctccccaggctggaaTATGATGCCTACCGAACAGACTTAGAGGAGCTGAGCCTAGGCCCTCGGGATGCAGGGACGCGTGGTCGACTCGAGAGTGCCCAGGCCACTTTCCAGGCCCATCGGGACAAATATGAGAAGCTGCGGGGAGATGTGGCCATCAAGCTCAAGTTCCTGGAAGAAAACAAGGTGCCAACCCCACCCCTTTGACCCAGCCCACCTTCCCATCTGTAACATTGACCTCACTCCTCTGAAACCCTCCCCATCATTGAATGGGAAATGCAGCCTGGCTAAGGAGTGGGATCTTCCCCCAGCCCTCTCAACCCCTGGACCTTTCCACTCACCCTCTCTCTGATCCCTGGCCCTTTTCTATTGGTGGATTTAGCTGCTGGTCCCAGGGACATAACTGGGAAAAATCACCCCTTGAGCTTGGGTACCAGAATCCCAGGCCCAGCCAATCAAGTCAGATGTCTCCTATCAGATTAGTCCTTATCCTTGCACTCCGTTGGTGGAGTTCAGCTCCCATTCCAAAAAGCATCATCAGAGCAGAGTCCATGTGCCCCTGGTCTGGGCTTGGGCTCATAGCCCCTCAGGAAGGGTATCTGAGTCCAGTCTCAGCTGAGCTTGTGGACCTCCAGATCAAGGTGATGCACAAGCAGCTGCTGCTCTTCCACAATGCCGTGTCAGCCTACTTTGCTGGGAACCAGAAACAGCTGGAGCAGACCCTGCAGCAGTTCAACATCAAGCTGCGGCCTCCAGGAGCCGAGAAGCCCTCCTGGCTAGAGGAGCAGTGAGCCGCTCCAGCCCAACCTGGCTATCAAGAAGGACATTTGGAGGGGCAGTCccagggtgggggaggtgtgggcATGGGACATCCCTTGCCTCCTGCCCTCTGGCTTGGGTTCCCTTTCCCTGGCTGGGGCTGACACCAGTTGTGCCCACACTGCTGTGGGTAGGGAGGGGTCCTGCAGGCCCAGCGGCTGCTGCCCTGTCCTTTATCTTCCTGGCCACTGGGCTTCATTCCCAGATCTTCTCCTTCCACTCCACAGTCAAAGGCTATGACAAAACCACTCCCTGGCCAATGGCATCACTCCTCAGGCCTATCCCCAGCTCCTGGGGTGTGCCCCCTGACCAATGGCAGAGCCTCAAAAGGCCCTGTCAGCCAATGGCAGCTCTTCTTGGGCTCCCCTGGGCCAATGATGTTGCCTCCAATACCCTTTGTCCCTCCTCAATGTGTGCCCATTGCAGAGAAGGGGACTGGGACCAAAGGGGTGGGGATATGGGGAGCCCCACTTCTGGCCCTACATCTGAATGGGCCTCCCCTCACCTACCCACCCAGTTTAATTGTGCTTAGAGCCCTGGAAGATTGGGACCTAGCACTAGGAATAAACCTTTCATAAAAGCAGGCCCAGTGAGGTCAATTTGTGGGGGACTCTAGGAGGGTGGTCTGGGTGGAGAAATGCTCAGTCTAATCATCCACCAAAACCCTATCAATtcaggagagctggggctggactGAAGTCACAGGTTTCAGGAACAGTCTGAGAGCCCAttgtcctcccccagccccaggaggaaCCATATCTTTTATTTGCCCTTCAGGCTAACACCAAGATAGCAATGGATCTTAAAACACAGGGCCCAGAGAGGGTTGGGCCCACTGACCTctatcatccattcattcatacagcaaatatttactgagtgcttttaTTTGCCAGACACTGCGCAAGACCCAAGGGAAACATCGGGGAATAAAACACGGTCCCTGCCCACAGTGCTTATGGCCTAGTGGGGGATAGAGGCAAGTAACCAGGCAACTACAATACAGTGATAAATACTAGGATACAGAAATACAGAGAGctatgggagcacagaggaggggcatCTGGCCTAGACTGGGGTGGATAGGGGGATGTCAGCTTGAAAGCTGAGACCCAAAGGGTGGGTAGATGACAGCCAGGCAAAGAGGCTAACATATGTGAAGGCCCTGGGTAGGAATTGGGAGTAATTcagtttcaaatgaaaaataaggggAAGTGGCTAGAGGATGACTACAGATGTAAGGTAGATCACACTGGGCCTTTTCAGGCTGCTTAAGGACTTTTGCCCTTTCAACAAAGGCGCAGTGAAACCTTATCACCAGAAGTGTGATGACCTAGGAGAAGATTAGGATTAAGGTAAGAAGTCCTTGTGAGGCTTAAAATAGTGTTATACAGACCCAGGTCCTCATGCTGGGTAGTCTAGTAGCTCTGGC
This Camelus ferus isolate YT-003-E chromosome 10, BCGSAC_Cfer_1.0, whole genome shotgun sequence DNA region includes the following protein-coding sequences:
- the ARFIP2 gene encoding arfaptin-2 isoform X1 codes for the protein MTDGILGKAATMEIPIHGNGEAGQLPEDDGLEQDLQQVMVSGPNLNETSIVSGGYGGSGDGLIPTGSGRHPSHSATPAGPGDEVARGIAGEKFDIVKKWGINTYKCTKQLLSERFGRGSRTVDLELELQIELLRETKRKYESVLQLGRALTAHLYSLLQTQHALGDAFADLSQKSPELQEEFGYNAETQKLLCKNGETLLGAVNFFVSSINTLVTKTMEDTLMTVKQYEAARLEYDAYRTDLEELSLGPRDAGTRGRLESAQATFQAHRDKYEKLRGDVAIKLKFLEENKIKVMHKQLLLFHNAVSAYFAGNQKQLEQTLQQFNIKLRPPGAEKPSWLEEQ
- the ARFIP2 gene encoding arfaptin-2 isoform X2, coding for MVSGPNLNETSIVSGGYGGSGDGLIPTGSGRHPSHSATPAGPGDEVARGIAGEKFDIVKKWGINTYKCTKQLLSERFGRGSRTVDLELELQIELLRETKRKYESVLQLGRALTAHLYSLLQTQHALGDAFADLSQKSPELQEEFGYNAETQKLLCKNGETLLGAVNFFVSSINTLVTKTMEDTLMTVKQYEAARLEYDAYRTDLEELSLGPRDAGTRGRLESAQATFQAHRDKYEKLRGDVAIKLKFLEENKIKVMHKQLLLFHNAVSAYFAGNQKQLEQTLQQFNIKLRPPGAEKPSWLEEQ